A single Henriciella sp. AS95 DNA region contains:
- the rfbB gene encoding dTDP-glucose 4,6-dehydratase, producing the protein MKVLVTGGAGFIGSAVCRYLIEETEHKVVNVDKLTYAANLESVALVADDDRYAFEKADIADREAMDTIFERHQPDAVMHLAAESHVDRSITGAGEFIQTNIVGTFVMLEAARAYWEGLSADRKDAFRFLHVSTDEVYGSLGDEGLFTEETAYDPSSPYSASKAASDHLLTAWQRTYGFPGLISNCSNNYGPYHFPEKLIPLVTLNALEMKTLPVYGDGSNVRDWLYVRDHARALLLILQKGKLGEKYNVGGNNERTNLQVVHAICDTLDDLRPADKPRRNLIEFVTDRPGHDARYAIDSTRLQTELGWKPEENFESGLEKTIRWYLDNETWWRPLREKNYAGERLGLLKTG; encoded by the coding sequence ATGAAGGTTTTGGTGACAGGTGGAGCGGGCTTTATCGGCTCGGCAGTCTGCCGGTATCTCATCGAAGAAACCGAGCACAAGGTCGTCAATGTCGACAAGCTCACCTATGCGGCCAATCTGGAATCTGTCGCGCTGGTTGCCGATGATGATCGCTATGCGTTCGAAAAGGCCGATATTGCCGACCGCGAGGCCATGGATACCATCTTTGAGCGTCACCAACCTGATGCAGTGATGCACCTTGCCGCCGAAAGCCATGTCGACCGCTCAATCACCGGAGCCGGTGAGTTTATCCAGACCAATATCGTCGGCACATTTGTCATGCTGGAAGCTGCCCGCGCCTATTGGGAAGGCCTATCCGCAGACCGCAAAGATGCCTTTCGGTTCCTTCACGTGTCGACCGACGAAGTTTATGGCTCGCTTGGCGATGAAGGGCTTTTCACCGAAGAAACAGCCTATGATCCAAGTTCGCCATACTCAGCCTCCAAAGCCGCATCGGATCATCTGCTGACCGCCTGGCAGCGCACTTATGGCTTCCCGGGGCTCATTTCGAATTGCTCGAATAATTACGGACCGTACCATTTCCCGGAAAAGCTGATCCCGCTCGTCACGCTGAACGCGCTCGAGATGAAGACGCTGCCAGTTTATGGCGATGGCTCTAACGTCCGCGACTGGCTTTATGTCCGCGACCATGCCCGCGCGCTTCTGCTTATCCTGCAGAAGGGTAAGTTGGGTGAAAAGTACAATGTCGGCGGAAACAATGAGCGCACGAACCTGCAAGTCGTGCACGCAATCTGCGACACGCTGGATGACCTGAGGCCGGCCGACAAGCCGCGTCGCAACCTGATTGAATTCGTGACCGACCGCCCGGGACATGACGCCCGCTACGCGATCGACTCAACGCGCCTCCAGACGGAGCTTGGCTGGAAACCCGAAGAGAATTTTGAAAGTGGGCTCGAAAAGACGATCCGGTGGTATCTCGATAATGAGACCTGGTGGCGCCCGCTTCGCGAGAAGAATTATGCCGGCGAGCGTCTCGGCCTTCTGAAAACGGGCTGA
- the rfbC gene encoding dTDP-4-dehydrorhamnose 3,5-epimerase, translating into MIQSLDIPEVKLITPKRFGDARGYFSETWNKRTLSEAGLDIDFVQDNHSYSAAQGVLRGLHFQKPPHAQVKLVRCTRGSVYDVAVDIRVGSPTYGQYVGAELSAENGVQILVPEGFAHGFVTLEPDSELQYKVTDYYAPDCDANIRWDDPSLGIDWKVDPAIITLSDKDQVAPLLSEVDSGFVY; encoded by the coding sequence TTGATTCAGTCCCTGGATATTCCTGAAGTCAAACTCATAACACCGAAGCGTTTTGGCGATGCGAGAGGTTACTTTTCGGAAACCTGGAACAAGCGAACCCTGTCAGAGGCGGGGCTTGATATCGACTTTGTGCAGGACAATCATTCCTACTCTGCCGCCCAGGGCGTTCTGCGCGGACTGCACTTTCAAAAGCCCCCGCATGCTCAGGTGAAACTGGTGCGCTGTACGCGCGGAAGCGTCTATGATGTCGCCGTCGATATCCGCGTCGGGTCCCCCACTTACGGACAGTATGTCGGCGCAGAGCTCAGCGCAGAAAACGGTGTTCAGATCCTCGTACCAGAAGGGTTTGCGCATGGTTTCGTCACGCTTGAGCCCGATAGCGAGCTCCAGTACAAGGTTACCGATTACTACGCGCCCGATTGCGATGCGAATATTCGGTGGGATGATCCGTCGCTTGGCATCGACTGGAAGGTTGACCCTGCCATCATTACGCTGTCTGACAAGGATCAGGTGGCACCCTTACTGTCTGAAGTTGACAGCGGGTTTGTTTACTAG
- a CDS encoding glycosyltransferase family 2 protein: protein MTISPTAKITVIIVNYNGGEYIHRSIDTLRHQQFPAHEVIIVDNASTDGSVDDLELGGLDNARLIRLDENLGFARANNIAAEQASGDWLALLNPDALAEPDWLSQLMKAAGRHPGVNMFASAQLDADNPQILDGAGDAYHVLGVPWRGGFGRPASELPGEGECFSPCGASALFKRDTFLEAGGFTESFFCYCEDVDLGFRLRLGGETCVFVPDAVVRHHGSAISGRYSDFTVRLGTRNRLKTYLTNMPPLALALTLPGHLLASLYLYIRAIGKSHAKAMRQGFTEGLLGLPGILKDRRKAQRTRTRSSLDLVRAMTWNPVTLHNRLADVRPFAEDAARSGKRSLDPLEKSERP, encoded by the coding sequence TTGACCATCTCACCCACCGCCAAAATCACTGTTATTATCGTGAATTATAATGGCGGCGAATATATCCATCGCTCGATTGACACCTTGCGGCACCAACAGTTTCCGGCTCATGAAGTTATCATTGTCGACAATGCATCGACAGACGGATCGGTGGACGATCTGGAACTGGGCGGTCTGGACAATGCCAGACTCATCCGGCTCGACGAAAATCTCGGATTTGCAAGAGCGAACAATATTGCTGCCGAACAGGCCAGCGGTGACTGGCTTGCGCTGCTCAATCCCGACGCATTGGCTGAACCGGACTGGCTATCGCAGCTCATGAAGGCGGCTGGCCGCCACCCAGGCGTCAACATGTTCGCGAGCGCCCAGCTTGATGCGGACAATCCGCAAATCCTCGATGGCGCCGGCGATGCCTATCATGTCCTCGGTGTACCGTGGCGCGGCGGCTTCGGCCGTCCGGCGAGCGAACTGCCTGGCGAAGGCGAGTGCTTTTCCCCTTGCGGCGCCAGTGCCCTCTTCAAGCGCGACACCTTCCTTGAGGCCGGAGGCTTCACAGAGTCGTTTTTCTGCTACTGCGAAGACGTTGATCTGGGATTTCGACTGCGCCTTGGCGGCGAGACATGTGTGTTTGTACCTGACGCGGTGGTGCGCCATCATGGCAGTGCGATTTCCGGTCGCTACAGTGACTTCACGGTGCGCCTGGGCACACGTAACAGGCTGAAGACCTACCTGACGAACATGCCGCCGCTCGCGCTGGCCCTGACGCTGCCGGGACATCTTCTGGCAAGCCTGTACCTGTACATTCGCGCCATCGGGAAATCGCATGCAAAAGCCATGCGCCAAGGCTTCACCGAAGGCCTGTTGGGCCTGCCTGGCATTTTGAAGGACCGGCGGAAAGCTCAGCGTACGCGCACACGATCCAGCCTGGACCTCGTGCGCGCCATGACATGGAATCCGGTCACACTTCACAACAGGCTTGCTGATGTGAGACCCTTCGCCGAAGACGCCGCCCGATCCGGCAAGCGATCACTTGATCCGTTGGAAAAATCGGAACGACCATGA
- the cysN gene encoding sulfate adenylyltransferase subunit CysN: MAGYAAPEFTDIEAYLDSQLKKSLLRFITCGSVDDGKSTMIGRLLYESKMIFDDQLASLKNESKKFGTQGEEIDFALLVDGLAAEREQGITIDVAYRFFSTDQRKFIVADTPGHEQYTRNMATGASTADLAIVMIDARKGVLTQTRRHSFIVSLVGIKHVVLCINKMDLVDYSQEVYDNILADYREFAKDLGFETIQAIPVSALKGDNVVENSANTPWYDGPPIMTYLDTIEIQSDAQEKAFRMPVQWVNRPNLDFRGFAGQILSGTIKPGDTVRALPSGKSSKIERVVAMGGDLDEAVEGHSITLTLEDEIDISRGDVLCADKEPAEVSDQFQATLLWMSDGEMLPGRSYVMKVGARECQVQITEQKYKIDVNTRAHEASKTLHLNEIGICNIALDREIAFDAYNDNRRMGGFIIIDRMTNETVGMGLINFALRRASNIHKQTMDVSKEVRASMKGQKPVILWFTGLSGAGKSTVANIVEKRLVGMNKHTYSLDGDNVRHGLNNDLGFTDADRVENIRRVGEVSKLMVDAGLIVLVSFISPFRAERRIVRQMVPDGEFWEVFVDAPLEVAEQRDVKGLYKKARAGEIKNFTGIDSPYEPPREPEIHLETDKLTPEAAADMVIQRLEMAGILDH; this comes from the coding sequence ATGGCCGGTTACGCTGCACCCGAATTCACCGATATCGAAGCTTATCTCGATAGCCAGTTGAAGAAGTCGCTATTGCGCTTCATCACCTGTGGCTCCGTCGATGATGGCAAATCCACCATGATTGGCCGGCTTCTATACGAGTCGAAGATGATCTTCGATGACCAACTCGCTTCTCTAAAGAACGAGTCGAAGAAATTTGGCACCCAGGGCGAGGAGATCGACTTTGCGCTTCTCGTCGATGGCCTCGCTGCCGAGCGCGAGCAGGGCATCACGATCGACGTCGCCTATCGTTTCTTCTCCACAGATCAGCGTAAATTCATTGTCGCCGATACGCCTGGCCACGAACAGTACACGCGCAACATGGCAACAGGGGCGTCCACGGCTGATCTCGCCATTGTCATGATCGATGCTCGAAAGGGCGTCCTTACCCAGACCCGCCGTCATAGCTTCATCGTGTCGCTGGTGGGCATCAAGCATGTCGTGCTTTGCATCAACAAGATGGACCTCGTCGACTATAGTCAGGAGGTCTACGATAATATCCTGGCTGACTATCGTGAGTTCGCAAAGGATCTCGGTTTCGAGACGATCCAGGCGATCCCTGTTTCCGCGCTAAAGGGCGATAACGTCGTCGAGAATAGCGCCAACACACCGTGGTATGACGGCCCGCCGATCATGACCTATCTCGACACGATCGAAATACAGTCTGACGCGCAGGAAAAAGCGTTCCGGATGCCGGTGCAATGGGTCAACCGACCGAACCTCGATTTCCGCGGCTTTGCCGGTCAGATATTGTCAGGAACCATCAAGCCTGGTGATACGGTTCGAGCGCTGCCGTCAGGCAAGTCCAGCAAGATCGAGCGTGTCGTTGCGATGGGCGGAGATCTTGATGAGGCGGTTGAAGGCCACTCGATCACGCTCACACTGGAAGACGAGATCGACATCTCCCGCGGAGATGTTCTGTGTGCTGACAAAGAGCCGGCAGAAGTCTCGGACCAGTTCCAGGCCACGCTGCTTTGGATGTCGGATGGCGAGATGCTGCCCGGCCGCTCCTATGTCATGAAGGTTGGCGCTCGAGAGTGCCAGGTCCAGATCACGGAGCAGAAGTACAAAATTGACGTGAATACGCGGGCGCATGAAGCGTCCAAGACCCTGCACCTAAATGAAATCGGTATCTGCAACATCGCGCTGGACCGAGAAATCGCATTTGATGCGTACAATGACAATCGCCGGATGGGCGGTTTCATCATCATCGACCGGATGACGAATGAGACCGTTGGCATGGGCTTGATCAATTTTGCACTTCGCCGGGCGTCTAACATCCACAAACAGACGATGGACGTGTCGAAAGAAGTGCGTGCGTCAATGAAGGGTCAAAAGCCGGTCATTCTCTGGTTCACAGGGCTTTCGGGCGCCGGCAAATCGACCGTCGCCAACATTGTTGAAAAGCGCCTCGTTGGCATGAATAAACACACCTATTCGCTGGATGGGGACAATGTTCGCCACGGGCTCAACAACGATTTGGGCTTCACCGATGCCGACCGCGTTGAAAATATCCGCCGCGTTGGTGAGGTTTCGAAGCTAATGGTCGATGCTGGCCTGATTGTGCTGGTCTCTTTCATCTCACCATTCCGTGCCGAGCGCAGGATTGTGCGTCAGATGGTGCCAGATGGCGAATTCTGGGAAGTCTTCGTCGATGCGCCGCTGGAAGTTGCGGAGCAACGCGACGTGAAAGGGCTCTACAAGAAGGCTCGCGCTGGTGAGATCAAGAATTTCACCGGTATCGATAGCCCGTACGAGCCTCCGAGGGAGCCGGAAATTCATCTCGAAACCGACAAGCTCACGCCGGAAGCCGCTGCCGATATGGTCATCCAGCGTCTCGAAATGGCCGGGATTCTGGACCACTAG
- the cysD gene encoding sulfate adenylyltransferase subunit CysD produces MTKLTHLDRLEAESIHILREVAASAQNPVMMYSIGKDSSVMLHLARKAFYPGPLPFPLLHVDTTWKFQEMIEFRDRLKDDPAINLLVHVNQEGVDQGIGPFTHGSAMHTDIMKTQALKQALNLHKFDAAIGGARRDEEKSRAKERIFSFRSAQHRWDPKNQRPELWSLYNTRIKPGESVRVFPLSNWTELDIWQYIYQENIDIVPLYFADERPVVERDGIMVMVDDDRLPLEEGEKPEMKRVRFRTLGCYPLTGAVESSASTITEIIEEMLRTTTSEREGRAIDKDAPASMEMKKQEGYF; encoded by the coding sequence ATGACCAAACTGACACATCTCGACCGGCTTGAGGCCGAGAGTATCCACATTCTGCGCGAAGTCGCCGCGTCAGCGCAAAATCCAGTTATGATGTACTCCATCGGCAAGGACAGCTCTGTGATGCTGCACCTTGCGCGAAAGGCTTTCTATCCTGGACCGCTGCCATTCCCGCTGCTGCATGTTGATACGACCTGGAAGTTTCAGGAAATGATCGAATTCCGCGACAGGCTGAAGGATGACCCTGCCATCAATCTGCTTGTGCACGTTAATCAGGAAGGCGTCGATCAGGGGATTGGTCCGTTCACGCACGGCTCGGCCATGCATACCGACATCATGAAGACGCAGGCCCTGAAGCAGGCGCTCAACTTGCACAAGTTTGACGCGGCGATTGGCGGTGCACGCCGCGATGAAGAGAAATCCCGCGCAAAGGAGCGCATCTTCTCATTCCGATCCGCGCAGCATCGCTGGGATCCGAAAAACCAGCGTCCCGAACTCTGGTCGCTCTATAATACGCGCATCAAACCGGGCGAGAGTGTGCGCGTTTTCCCGCTGTCCAATTGGACCGAGCTCGATATCTGGCAGTACATATACCAGGAGAATATCGATATCGTGCCGCTATACTTTGCCGATGAGCGCCCAGTGGTTGAGCGCGACGGCATCATGGTGATGGTCGATGATGATCGCCTGCCGCTGGAAGAGGGTGAAAAGCCCGAGATGAAGCGCGTCCGTTTCCGCACGCTCGGCTGTTATCCGCTCACGGGTGCTGTGGAATCCAGCGCTTCCACCATTACGGAAATCATCGAAGAAATGCTTCGCACCACGACGTCTGAGCGGGAAGGCCGGGCCATCGACAAGGATGCGCCGGCGTCAATGGAAATGAAAAAGCAGGAGGGCTATTTCTAA
- a CDS encoding manno-octulosonate cytidylyltransferase: protein MRTLIVIPARIGSTRFPAKPLHPIAGHSLVSRVAAIARRVSERNSDVAYVIATDDQTILDHAADIGAPAVMTDPALPSGTDRALAAARAYDQQADFVLNLQGDAPFTPADYLEALIEVASQSTADVVTPVVQLDWATLDVMRDQKTREPFSGTCCIRREDGMALWFSKTIIPSIRKEAAMRASGGLSPVWRHIGLYGYRMNALERFASLPVGTYEALEGLEQLRFLENGMSIMSVAVKPGATAMWGIDTPEDAAFAEKLIAEHGDPMDELG, encoded by the coding sequence ATGCGAACCTTGATCGTTATCCCGGCCAGAATTGGTTCAACGCGTTTCCCCGCGAAACCGCTCCACCCGATTGCAGGCCACTCCCTTGTATCGCGCGTCGCAGCCATTGCGCGGCGCGTTTCAGAACGAAATTCCGATGTTGCTTACGTGATTGCAACCGACGACCAGACGATACTGGACCACGCCGCCGACATCGGCGCTCCAGCGGTCATGACAGATCCCGCGCTGCCCTCAGGTACTGACCGCGCGCTCGCGGCGGCGCGAGCATATGACCAACAAGCGGACTTCGTCCTCAATCTTCAGGGAGACGCGCCCTTCACGCCGGCCGACTATCTCGAAGCGCTGATCGAAGTCGCCTCACAAAGCACCGCTGATGTCGTCACGCCCGTGGTGCAACTGGACTGGGCGACGCTTGATGTGATGCGCGACCAGAAAACACGAGAACCCTTCAGCGGCACCTGCTGCATTCGCCGCGAAGATGGCATGGCGCTCTGGTTCTCGAAAACGATCATCCCGTCCATTCGCAAGGAAGCCGCGATGAGGGCATCCGGCGGGCTTTCCCCTGTCTGGCGCCATATCGGGCTTTACGGCTATCGAATGAACGCGCTTGAGCGGTTTGCAAGCCTGCCTGTCGGCACCTACGAGGCGCTGGAGGGCCTTGAGCAGCTACGCTTTCTCGAGAATGGAATGTCCATCATGAGCGTCGCGGTAAAGCCCGGCGCGACGGCGATGTGGGGTATCGACACGCCAGAGGACGCTGCTTTCGCTGAAAAACTGATCGCCGAGCATGGCGATCCGATGGATGAACTCGGCTAA
- a CDS encoding histidine phosphatase family protein has translation MARDVYIVRHGNTFDKGDTVTRVGARTDLDLSVSGQQQAEALAHHFKQAGIVFSSATAGPLKRTLQTARTILATQPEPIELTVSEFLREIDYGPDENQPEPVVIDRIGDAALSAWEHYATAPPGWIVDPEALETAWKDFFKQLYQSEDERPALVVTSNGIARFALLAVTREKAPTDLALKLKTGAYGVIHLGEDGPALKDWNFRP, from the coding sequence ATGGCACGTGACGTCTACATCGTTCGCCATGGCAACACCTTCGACAAGGGGGACACGGTAACCCGGGTTGGTGCCCGGACTGACCTGGACTTGTCAGTGTCCGGCCAGCAGCAGGCCGAAGCGCTCGCCCACCACTTCAAACAGGCCGGCATTGTGTTTTCTTCCGCTACCGCAGGCCCGCTCAAGCGTACACTGCAGACAGCGCGCACTATTCTGGCCACTCAGCCTGAACCAATTGAGCTGACGGTGAGCGAATTCCTGCGGGAGATCGACTACGGACCCGACGAGAACCAGCCCGAACCGGTCGTTATTGACCGCATTGGTGACGCAGCTCTGTCTGCCTGGGAGCACTATGCAACCGCGCCGCCGGGCTGGATCGTCGACCCGGAAGCCCTTGAGACGGCGTGGAAGGATTTTTTCAAGCAGCTCTACCAGAGTGAGGATGAGCGCCCCGCCCTGGTCGTGACCAGCAATGGCATCGCTCGATTTGCGTTACTCGCGGTCACACGAGAAAAAGCACCCACGGACCTCGCTCTTAAGCTGAAAACCGGCGCCTATGGGGTCATCCATCTCGGCGAGGACGGCCCGGCGCTGAAAGACTGGAATTTTCGTCCCTGA
- a CDS encoding Gfo/Idh/MocA family oxidoreductase: MTPLRFAVFGKNGLAAARCHALAACDDTIIVKTFSREDIAHYSDDDWDAALDTETLDAVVFALEPAIAVSASISALKKGLHVFSELPGGQSVEDIVNLREAERDSGAILKFGCGLRHHGSVREAQAVIADGAFGKLLTARAIYGHAGAPSGHFANTSILKGHGIQMLDLLHLFCGPFESVKAMSSGQPNDEANVFALLRTADGAIAQLHSSSTSWRQTFRLELGFERGYVWLDGHLPGLEGYGPEMLIHATLSKSERGEPVANPDETIREFTQHSTAKEELTEFLDAIAGRAPLGHGNSHQAFDAINIAERICAACETWA, encoded by the coding sequence ATGACCCCTCTCCGCTTCGCTGTGTTTGGTAAGAATGGTCTCGCTGCCGCACGGTGCCACGCTCTCGCTGCATGCGACGACACCATTATCGTGAAGACGTTTTCGCGCGAAGATATCGCGCATTATTCAGACGACGACTGGGATGCCGCGCTGGACACAGAGACACTCGATGCGGTGGTTTTCGCACTCGAACCTGCAATTGCTGTCAGCGCATCCATATCGGCTCTGAAAAAGGGGCTTCACGTCTTCAGCGAACTGCCGGGCGGCCAAAGCGTCGAAGACATTGTGAACCTTCGGGAGGCCGAGCGAGACTCAGGCGCCATTCTCAAATTCGGCTGCGGCCTACGACATCATGGCAGCGTTCGCGAGGCGCAAGCCGTGATTGCGGACGGGGCTTTTGGCAAACTGCTGACCGCTCGTGCCATTTATGGGCATGCGGGCGCGCCCTCCGGCCATTTCGCAAACACCTCTATCCTCAAGGGGCACGGTATTCAGATGCTGGACCTTCTGCACCTGTTTTGCGGCCCTTTTGAAAGCGTAAAGGCGATGTCATCGGGGCAGCCGAATGATGAAGCAAACGTCTTTGCACTCCTCCGGACGGCCGATGGCGCGATCGCGCAGTTACATTCATCATCGACATCCTGGCGCCAGACGTTCCGACTCGAACTCGGTTTTGAGCGTGGTTATGTCTGGCTCGACGGACACCTTCCCGGTCTTGAGGGTTATGGACCGGAAATGCTGATCCACGCGACGCTGTCGAAGTCGGAGCGCGGTGAACCGGTCGCCAATCCGGACGAAACAATTCGCGAGTTCACACAGCATTCCACCGCAAAGGAAGAACTGACGGAGTTTCTTGATGCGATCGCTGGCCGAGCGCCCCTCGGCCATGGAAACAGTCATCAGGCCTTCGACGCGATCAATATCGCGGAGCGTATTTGCGCCGCCTGTGAAACATGGGCATAA
- the cysQ gene encoding 3'(2'),5'-bisphosphate nucleotidase CysQ, whose amino-acid sequence MSLKPDQLARIALDAGALIMEIYSTDFDVERKGDSSPVTEADQKAEDLILKGLAEADPELDVIAEESVAAGRIPDHGARFALVDPLDGTKEFINKNGQFTVNIAIIEHGKPVMGVVYAPALNRLFMAESPSSAWQADVKPGEAVPASDARLPMHIRKAPEAGLTAIASKSHRSPETDEFLAQFKVNEIISAGSSLKLCLVGAGEADIYPRMGRTMEWDTAAGQAVAEAAGARVMSDQGVPLRYGKKERGYDNPHFIVYGDVTVPAGVETR is encoded by the coding sequence ATGAGCTTGAAACCTGACCAACTCGCCCGTATCGCCCTCGATGCTGGCGCGCTGATCATGGAGATCTACTCCACCGATTTCGATGTTGAACGCAAAGGCGACTCGTCGCCCGTCACCGAAGCAGATCAGAAGGCGGAGGACCTCATTTTGAAGGGGCTGGCCGAGGCTGACCCAGAGCTTGATGTCATTGCTGAAGAGTCGGTCGCGGCAGGCCGTATTCCAGATCACGGGGCCCGCTTTGCGCTGGTTGATCCGCTGGATGGCACAAAGGAGTTCATCAACAAGAACGGCCAGTTCACGGTCAACATTGCGATCATCGAACACGGCAAGCCGGTCATGGGTGTTGTGTATGCGCCGGCTCTGAACCGCCTGTTCATGGCTGAAAGCCCAAGCTCTGCCTGGCAGGCAGACGTCAAACCCGGTGAAGCCGTCCCCGCCAGCGATGCGCGACTGCCGATGCACATCCGCAAGGCGCCGGAAGCCGGGCTGACCGCCATTGCGTCCAAGTCTCATCGATCGCCTGAAACGGATGAGTTTCTGGCTCAGTTCAAGGTGAACGAGATTATCTCTGCCGGTTCGTCACTCAAACTCTGCCTTGTCGGAGCCGGCGAGGCCGATATCTACCCCCGCATGGGCCGGACCATGGAATGGGACACTGCGGCCGGTCAGGCCGTGGCCGAAGCCGCGGGCGCACGGGTAATGTCCGACCAAGGTGTCCCGCTTCGTTATGGC